From a region of the Xyrauchen texanus isolate HMW12.3.18 chromosome 39, RBS_HiC_50CHRs, whole genome shotgun sequence genome:
- the LOC127632354 gene encoding dual specificity protein phosphatase 7-like: MKNTLWSGGMMSSKSAEWLQDELESDGGSLLLLDCRSHELFESSHIESAINLAIPGLMLRRLKKGNLPIRSIITNNEDKEKFVKRCKTDTVVLYDEATTEWQESGAAGSVLGLLMQKLRDDGCKAFYLEGGFNKFQTEYPEHCETNLDCSCPSSSPPSSVLGLGGLRISSDCSDGESDREPGSATESEGSPLPSNQPAFPVQILPYLYLGCAKDSTNLDILGKYNIKYILNVTPNLPNMFEHDGEFKYKQIPISDHWSQNLSQFFPEAISFIDEARSKKCGILVHCLAGISRSVTVTVAYLMQKLNLSLNDAYDFVKRKKSNISPNFNFMGQLLDFERTLGLNSPCDNRSPTDQLFFTTPTNHNMFQLDTLEST, translated from the exons ATGAAAAATACTCTCTGGAGCGGCGGGATGATGTCGAGCAAAAGCGCAGAATGGCTGCAGGACGAACTGGAGTCCGACGggggctcgctgctgctgctcgACTGCAGGTCTCACGAACTCTTCGAGTCCTCGCACATCGAGTCCGCAATCAACCTGGCTATCCCGGGACTTATGCTCCGGAGGTTAAAAAAGGGCAATTTGCCAATCCGATCCATTATTACCAATAACGAGGACAAGGAGAAGTTTGTGAAGCGCTGTAAAACGGACACGGTGGTGCTGTATGACGAGGCGACCACGGAATGGCAGGAGAGCGGAGCCGCGGGCTCTGTGCTCGGACTCCTCATGCAGAAACTGCGGGATGATGGATGTAAAGCGTTTTATTTGGAAG GGGGATTTAACAAGTTTCAAACTGAATACCCAGAGCACTGCGAGACTAACTTGGACTGCTCCTGTCCAAGCAGCTCTCCGCCCTCATCCGTTCTGGGCCTTGGGGGACTACGGATCAGTTCAGATTGTTCTGATGGTGAATCAGACCGGGAACCGGGCAGTGCCACGGAGTCTGAGGGCAGCCCCTTACCAAGTAACCAGCCAGCGTTCCCGGTCCAAATTTTACCCTATCTTTACCTGGGCTGTGCCAAAGACTCCACTAACTTGGACATTCTGGGCAAGTACAACATCAAGTACATCTTGAACGTAACTCCCAACTTACCTAACATGTTTGAACACGATGGGGAATTCAAGTACAAGCAAATTCCCATCTCTGATCACTGGAGCCAAAACCTTTCTCAGTTTTTTCCGGAAGCCATTTCTTTCATTG ATGAAGCTCGTTCCAAAAAGTGTGGCATCTTGGTGCACTGCCTAGCAGGCATCAGTCGTTCAGTCACTGTCACAGTGGCATACCTGATGCAGAAGCTCAACTTGTCACTCAACGATGCCTACGACTTCGTCAAGCGCAAGAAGTCCAACATCTCACCCAACTTCAACTTCATGGGGCAACTTTTAGATTTTGAAAGGACTCTAGGGCTCAACAGCCCCTGCGACAACCGATCGCCCACCGACCAGCTCTTCTTCACCACGCCAACCAATCACAACATGTTCCAGCTGGATACGCTGGAGTCCACATGA